From the Gallaecimonas kandeliae genome, one window contains:
- a CDS encoding DUF998 domain-containing protein, with protein MDRIVVMSVKQAHLIWMLSLLNISLGWFIPGFDALRNSISAVALEAPAYAYTHRAADILIGISMCVFGVGMQLSMRRGMSFSMLSSVLFGLGMISAGIWTLETPLHLLYNISIFMIVLPLAVALEFSRHARSPQFELLSCVMAFVHALMFWLIYAGFIPSEYNGLIQRLWALPTMGWFGLAAVQVARENAAGGIPATLGVR; from the coding sequence ATGGATCGAATTGTGGTTATGTCAGTCAAGCAAGCCCATCTCATTTGGATGCTATCGCTTCTCAACATTAGTCTTGGGTGGTTTATTCCGGGATTCGATGCATTGCGAAATAGCATCAGTGCTGTTGCACTGGAAGCGCCAGCCTATGCCTATACGCATCGCGCTGCGGACATTCTGATCGGAATTTCTATGTGCGTCTTCGGCGTTGGCATGCAACTGTCCATGCGACGCGGTATGTCTTTTTCCATGCTCTCATCCGTTCTCTTTGGCCTTGGCATGATCAGCGCTGGAATATGGACCCTGGAGACGCCTCTTCACTTGCTGTACAACATCTCCATCTTCATGATTGTGCTACCGCTCGCAGTCGCGCTGGAATTTAGTCGCCATGCGCGCTCACCACAGTTCGAGTTGCTCTCATGCGTGATGGCATTTGTCCATGCCCTTATGTTCTGGTTGATCTACGCCGGCTTCATTCCATCTGAGTACAACGGCCTTATCCAGCGCCTCTGGGCATTGCCAACAATGGGCTGGTTTGGTCTGGCAGCCGTTCAAGTTGCCAGAGAAAACGCTGCCGGGGGCATTCCAGCCACCCTGGGCGTGCGCTAA
- a CDS encoding gamma-glutamylcyclotransferase family protein, whose translation MERLFSYGTLQMEQVQEKTFGRKLSGEKDTLMGYVLSDIKIKDPEVIKTSGTDTHPILKFTGNGTDIVEGTVFELTPSELAQADEYEVEEYVRILGEFESGKNAWVYVCAATEPAKNSDA comes from the coding sequence ATGGAAAGACTATTTTCATACGGCACCTTGCAGATGGAACAGGTTCAGGAAAAAACCTTTGGTAGAAAACTCAGTGGTGAAAAAGATACCTTAATGGGTTACGTTCTTTCGGACATAAAAATTAAAGATCCAGAGGTAATTAAAACCAGTGGAACAGATACTCATCCAATTCTCAAGTTCACGGGTAATGGCACTGACATCGTAGAAGGCACTGTATTTGAACTAACCCCCTCGGAGTTGGCGCAAGCGGATGAATATGAAGTCGAAGAATATGTGCGCATTCTTGGTGAATTTGAATCAGGAAAGAATGCGTGGGTGTATGTATGCGCTGCAACCGAGCCAGCCAAGAACAGCGATGCCTAG
- a CDS encoding GNAT family N-acetyltransferase, translated as MWINEGKLEGKFVILEPLRIEHVPRLKSAVQDGEPWKLWFATVPSPENMGAYVEYAIEAGKARNIAYAVRSKLTGEIVGTTRYYNVDEHNRRAMIGYTWYSASAQRTPVNTECKLLLLSNLFESHDAIAVEFRTHFFNQRSRSAIERLGAKLDGILRHHQIMPDGSLRDTAVYSIVAAEWPAVKNNLLSKLN; from the coding sequence ATGTGGATTAATGAAGGCAAGTTGGAAGGAAAGTTCGTAATACTTGAACCCTTGCGGATTGAGCATGTGCCTCGATTGAAGTCGGCTGTTCAAGATGGCGAGCCATGGAAGCTGTGGTTTGCGACTGTACCCAGCCCAGAAAATATGGGTGCCTATGTTGAATATGCCATTGAAGCCGGCAAGGCGAGGAATATCGCATATGCAGTCCGTTCAAAGTTGACTGGCGAAATTGTTGGCACCACCCGTTATTATAATGTCGATGAACATAATAGAAGGGCAATGATTGGCTACACATGGTATTCAGCCTCAGCGCAAAGAACGCCTGTCAATACAGAGTGTAAGCTATTGTTGTTGAGCAACCTTTTTGAATCACATGATGCCATCGCCGTTGAGTTCAGGACGCACTTTTTTAACCAAAGGTCCCGCTCCGCCATAGAACGCCTGGGTGCGAAGCTAGATGGCATCCTGCGTCATCATCAGATAATGCCTGATGGATCTCTGAGAGATACGGCTGTCTATTCGATAGTGGCTGCCGAATGGCCAGCGGTAAAAAACAACCTGTTAAGTAAATTAAACTGA